In Palaeococcus ferrophilus DSM 13482, the genomic window GAGGTGGCGAGGACGATAGCGAGGGACGAACCACGGAACAGGGAAAGCGGGGAGCCGGCCTATAGGTACTACGAACCGGGCGACGTTGAGGCAATTAAGGAGCTTCTCTGGAGGCACGCGGGGATAGTGAGGAGCGCCGAAGGGCTCAGGGAGGGGGTTAAACTGCTCGAGGGAATCGAGGCCGACCCCAGGTTGAAGATTCTCGCGAGGGGAATCCTCGAGAGCGCGCTGTGGAGGGAGGAGAGCAGGGGAGCGCACTACCGCGAGGACTTCCCACTCATGCGCAAGGAGTTCGAGAGGCCGAGCTTCTTCGAGGGGAGATCCATGCTATAACCATAGGTGGCCAAAAACCCTTTTAACGCCCTCCATCCATCAATCCCTAAAAGAGGTGAGACCATGGAGATGGAGAAGCTGGTTGAGGAAATCATGAGGCTTAAGGAAGAGCGCAACGCCATAATCATGGCCCACAACTACCAGTTACCTGAGATACAGGACATAGCGGACTTCCTCGGCGACAGCCTTGAGCTCGCGAGGAAGGCCGTGGACATTGAGGCGGACGTGATAGCCTTTGCCGGCGTTGACTTCATGGCTGAGACCGCGAAAATCCTCAACCCCGAGAAGACCGTTCTCCTCCCCACGAGGAGGGCAACCTGCGCGATGGCCAACATGCTCAGGCCGGAGCACATAATCGAGCTCAAAAAGCGCTATCCAGAGGCCCCCGTGGTTCTCTACGTCAATACCACAGCCGAGACCAAGGCTCTGGCCGACGTTACGGTCACATCGGCCAACGCGGTAAAAATCGTGGAGAAGCTCGACTCAGATGTTATAATCTTCGGCCCGGACAAGAACCTCGGAAGCTACGTTGCCAGGCAGACCGGAAAGAAGGTAATCCCTGTCCCGGAGCACGGCCACTGCTACGTCCACCGTAAGTTCACGCTGGAAGACGTCGAGCGCGCGAGGAAGCTTTATCCAAAGGCAAAGCTCATGGTGCACCCCGAGTGCGAGCCGGAGGTTCAGGAACAGGCGGATGTGATAGTCTCCACGGGCGGGATGATAAGGCGCGCAAAGGAATGGGACGAGTGGGTGGTCTTCACGGAGAGGGAGATGGTCTACCGCCTGAGCAAGCTCTACCCGAACATCAGGTTCCACCCCGCGCGGGAGGACGCCACCTGCATCGGGATGAAGGCGATAACCCTTAACCACATCTACGAGTCGCTGAGGGATATGAAGTACGAGGTGGAAGTGCCGGCGGAGATAGCCGAGAGGGCGAGGAAAGCGATAGAGAGGATGCTGGAGATGAGCTGAGGGCGCTTTCCTTAGCCACTCTCCACTCTGAAGGCCTTTACTTCCTCCTTTCCGTAAGCCGTGCTAAGGGACAGGAGCACATAGTTCCCGCTGACTTTCACCGCAGTTGGCCGCAAACTGAGGGGTATGCATGCAACTTCCCTTTTCTCAACGCTGTAGACGCACAGGCCGTTACTTTCGTTCATGTCGTGGTTTATCTCAACGTACGCCCATGCCAGCAGTGAGCCGCTTCCATCCGCAACGATCTCCCTCATCAGCCCGCCGCACTTTAGAACCTCCGATGCGGGCGTTTCAATACTTTTCAGGTGCCTGCCGTCATCACTGAAAATGTGGATTATCCCCCTGTAGTCCACCGTGTAAACTTTCCCATCGCTCAGCTTGAACGCCCCGGCCGGGGCGTAGCCGCACTGGGAGTACTGTTCAAGCGAGACATTCCAGAGGGGGATCCCACTGGCCTGGAACGCGTAAACTCTTCCCGTCCATATGGTGGTTCCGCTCCTTTCCGCACCTCCGGTGGCAACAAGAACAATGCCTTCCGTGGTCGAGATGCTTTTTATCCCCTCCTCAAAGGTGTAGTTCTCCAGGATATTTCCCTTAGGGTCCAGAAAGACTATTTTTCCGGGGTAAAAAGGCTCCATGCCTTCAGTGCCCACCGCAAAGCCGTGCTCCGTGTGAACTATAACAGGCTTTGCTTCTCCATCCTCGAAGGAAAAGGAGGTGCGGGAATCTCCACAGACGTGAATCGTTACGTTACCTGGGGCGCGGACTCCTTGGCTTATGGTTGGGTCCTTCTTCGTGATAAAAAACGTCAGGTTTCCGAGCTTTAGGGCAAGGGAAGCGTTTTTGAAGGGCGCTTCAAGGGATTGGGGCGCCAGTGTGCTAAGCTCCGTGTAGTAGAGAACCTCCTCTTTCCTGAAGGCCAGCAAATTCGAGAACGTTTCTGCCGCTTCCACGTTCTCCACCGAATACAGCGTTTCCCATATCCCAATTTCCACGAGTTCAAGCCTCCCCGGGTCTGATAAGAGGGCAAACCTGTCAGCGTCAGCCCCAACAAGACGCCCTTGGCCCTTCCAGACAATGGTAATGTTGATGCCGTCGGTGAAACTGTCCGAATTTCCATCTGAACTTTTCCGGAGATGCAGGAGTGAGCTCCCAATGAAAAAAGAAATCAGGAGCAGAATAGCCACCACTTTTACGGCTTTCCCCATTGTTTCATCCCTCAGGGCATACGGTACGTCTCTAAAGCCCCTCCCCGAAGGGAAGAAAGGGAAGAGGGGTTTACCTCTTCGGGACGTTTATGCTCCTCACCGTGTAGTGCTCGAGCGTTGCACCCCTCTCAACGAACTCGTGGGGCCATATCTTGACGTTGTACATCCTCACATTGTCGCTTATGACGGCGTTGTCCCCTATGACCGAGTTGACTATCCTAACGTTGTCCCCTATCTCGACGTGCCTTCCTATTATGGAGTTCATTATCCTGACGTTGCTCCCCATCTTCACCCTGTCCATGACTACGGAGTGTAGCACCTCGCAGCGTTTGCCCAGCATCGAGTAGTTGTCTATCACCGCGTCCTCGAGGGCCGTGTCCCTTCCAATGGAGATGTGCCTCCCGAGGAGCACCTTCCCCTCCACCAGGAGCTCGCCGCGCTTTATGCGCTCCTTTATCTCCCGCCGGAGCCCCTCGGACATCTCGGATTTGCCCTGCATGTAGACGTCGTGGGTCACGTTGATGGCGTCCATGTCCTCTGGGGGTAGATGCCGGAGGAGGTACATCGCCGCGTTGAGGTAGCGCTCCGGCGTGCCCACGTCGAACCAGTAGCCCTCCATTGGATAACCGTAAACGTCGTAGCCGTGCTCTATTAGCGCGGGGATTATCTCGCCGCCGAAGTCAAGGGCCTTTCTATCCCTCATCTCCTTCGCCCACAGCTCGTCAAGGAACTCCCAGAAGTTCTCCGAGAGTATGTAGATGCCCGTGTTGGCCAGGTTGCTCGGAGCCTCCTCGGGTTTGGGCTTCTCAACGAAGTACTCTATCCTGTAATCGTCGTCTATCTTCGCTACGCCAAAGCCCGTAACGTCCTCCACGCGTTGGAGCGCTATCGTCATGAAGGCGTTCTTCTCCCTGTGCCAATTGTACATGTCTTGAACGTCCAGCTGGTAGATGTTGTCGCCCTGGATAACCACCACGGGCTCCTTTATGCCGTAGTAGCGCATGGTGTACCAGACCGCATCCCCGTTGGTCGTGCTCTCGTAGCGCGGCATGTAGCGGATTCTCACCTCGTGCTCAAGCCCGTACTTCTTTTTGAGCCAGTAGCCCTCGCGGAAGTAGTCGAAAAGTGAGGCGTAGTTCACGTAGCCCTTCACCCCAAGGTAGACCTCCTCGATGCCGTCGCGCGCGAGGTTCAGAATAGAGTGCTCGAGGATCGGTTTGTTCAGGAGCCTTACGAGGCCCTTCGATGTCTCTATCGTGAGGGGTCTCAGGCGGGTCGCCTCCCCCCCTATGGGAATCACCGCTTTCTTTATCATGCTGCTCCCCACTTAATTTCGCTCCCGGAGAATAAAAGGCATTCTTTCACGCGGAGTGGTGCATGAATATGGAAAGCAAAATAAAGGACGAGGGAGAGGAACTTGCGGAGGTGAAGGCATGGTTCCACTCAATTACCTGCTCCGGTTCATCGAGGAGGATGCGCCCTTCGGTGACGTCACGAGCGAGGCCGTGATTCCCGAGGATACTCGGGCGAAGGCCGTGGTAATCGCGAAGCAGGGGGGCGTTATAGCGGGCGTTGAAGAAGCAAAGGCCCTCTTCGAGCACTTCGGGGTTAAGGTTGAGGTCCGGAGGCGGGACGGCGAGGAAGTCGAGAGGGGCGAAGTCATCCTTGAGCTCGATGGAAACGCCCGCTCCATCCTCCTCGTCGAGAGAACGGCACTCAACGTCATGGGCAGGATGAGCGGGATTGCCACGGAGGTCAGGGGGCTCGTGGAGAAAGTCCGCGCGGTCAATCCCAAGGTAAGGGTTGCCGGAACCAGGAAGACCCTCCTCAAACCGATTGACAAGCGCGCTATTCTCATCGGCGGCGGGGAAACTCACCGCTTTTCCCTGAGCGACGCGATACTCATAAAGGACAACCACCTTACCCTAGTTCCACTGGAGGAGGCCATAAGACGCGCGAAGGCCTTCAGCGTTTACAAGGTCGTCGAGGTTGAGGTTGAGACCCTTGAGGACGCCCTAAAGGCGGCCAGAGCCGGGGCCGACGTGATAATGCTCGACAACATGAGGCCGAAAGAGATTGAGGAGGTTCTTGAGGCACTGAAGCGTGAGGGGCTGAGGGAAAATGTCAAAATTGAGATTTCCGGCGGGATAACGCCGGAGAACATAGCCGAGTACGCGAGGCTCGACGTGGACGTTATCAGCCTCGGCTACCTCACGCACTCCGTCAAGAACTTCGACGTCAGCCTTGATATAATCGGGAGGCCCTGAGCCCCCAACCAAATTTATAAACTCCCACAACCGAGTAATGGGCATGAGGGTTAGATGGCACCACGCACTGCTCGCGCTCCCACTGGCGTTCCTGCTCCTCTTTTTCTACTATCCCATAGTTAGTATAGCCAAAACTGGGCTCTGGGATAACGGGCCTACGTTCAGATACCTCCTTGGAGTCCTCTCCAATCCCTACTATCGGAGGGTCATCCTCTTCACGATCGGCCAGGCCCTCGCCTCAACGGCTTTAACGCTCCTCCTGGGCCTCCCGGGGGCATACCTCTTCGCCCGCTACGACTTCCCGGGAAAGCGCTTCATAAGGGCCCTGTTGACGGTTCCATTTGTCATGCCCAGCGTTATGGTAGCCCTCGGCTTCATCCTCCTCTTCGGGCGCTCGGGGCTCTTCACCTCCCTGCTCGGCCGCGACCTTGGAATCCTCTACTCCTGGAAGGCGATCCTCCTCGCCCACGCCTTCTACAACTTTCCGGTCGTGGTGAGGATGGTCTCGTCGCTGTGGCAGCGCATCAACCCCCACTACGAGGAAGCTGCGATGAGTCTCGGGGCAAGGGGATTCACGCTCTTCCGGAAGGTTACCCTGCCGATGCTCTACCCGGCGATATTCGCCTCCTCCATGCTCACCTTCATCTTCTCCTTCCTGAGCTTCTCCATACCCCTCATAATCGGGGGCTACCGCTACGCCACCATGGAGGTTGCCATATTCACGACCATAATGACGCTCCTCGACTTCAAGACAGGGGCGGCACTGGCGATACTGCAGATGGCCATGAGCTTCACGTTCATGTACGTCTACCTCAAGAGCCTCGAAACCTACTCACGGGCCGAGGAGCAAAGGGTATTCAGAGAGCCGGTGAAGCTGAGCCTGAAGGAGCTCGCCGGAATAAGGGGCGTTTTGATAGGCTTTTACTCCCTAATCGTGGCCCTCTTCATAGTCTCGCCCCTTCTGGCGGTTGTTTATCACTCCTTCACCTACGGGGGAAGCTTCACGCTAAGGTGGTACGAAAGACTCTTCGATCCCTCCTACAACCCCATCTTTGGATCAAACAGCATCAGGGCGATAGGCTACACCTTCCTCTTCGGCTTCGCCACGGTGCTCCTGTCCACCATAGTGGCCCTGAGCGTGGCCTACGCCTCCCACCGCTGGCGCTTTAAGGGCAAAACGCTCTTCGATGCCCTCACCACACTCCCCCTTGGCTCCTCGGCAATAGTCATAGGACTCGGCTACATCAGGGCCTTTCACGCCCCTCCCCTCGAGCTGCTCGGGAGCCCCTTCCTCATAGCGGCCGCCCACACGGTGATAGCCTACCCCTTCGCCCTTAGGGCAATCTCCGCATCGCTAAAGAAGATAAAGCCTTCCCTCGGGGAAGCGGCCATGAGCCTCGGGGCGAGCGACGTCCGGGCGTTTCTTGCTGTAGAGCTCCCCCTGGCCTTCGGAGGAATACTCGTGGGGGCCATATTCGCCTTCGCGATGAGTATAGCGGAGCTCGGGGCAACGTACATGATATACAAGCCACAGTACACGACGGTCACGATAGCCATCTACCGCTATCTTGGATCAAGGCAGTTCGGGCCCGCGTCGGCCATGGCCGTCGTTCTGATGCTGGTCAGCTTGGTGGGATTTCTCATTATCGAGAGGACGGGTGAGGAGATATGGTGAGGCTTAGACTTGAGGGAATAACGTTGAAAAGGGAGGGTTTCACGCTCTCAATCCCCCACCTAGAGGTTAGGGAGGGGGAGTTCATGACCCTGCTCGGCCCCAGCGGCTGCGGTAAGACGACGACGCTGAGAGTAATAGCGGGCTTTGAGAAGGCCGAGGGGAAGGTTCTCTTCGGGGAGGAGGACGTCACCGATAGGGCTCCCTACGAGCGCAACATAGGGATAGTCTTCCAGGACTACGCGCTCTTTCCTCACATGACCGTTTTTGAGAACGTGGCCTTCGGGTTAAGGCTCAGGAAGCTTCCGAGGAGAGAAATTGAGCGCCGTGTGGAGGAGGCACTCTCCCTCGTTGGCCTTGAGGGATTTGAGAAGCGCTACCCCGAGCAGCTTTCGGGCGGTCAGATGCAGAGAGTAGCTCTCGCGAGGGCGCTTGTGATAAGGCCGAGGGTTCTCCTGCTGGACGAGCCGCTCTCGAACCTCGACGCTAAGATAAGGGAAAGGCTGAGGGGTGAGATAAAGAGGATCCAGAGGGAGCTGGGCCTTACCACGATATACGTCACCCACGACCAGGAGGAGGCGATGGCTATAAGCGACAGGATAGCGGTCATGAACGAGGGGAGGATACTCCAGGTTGGGAAGCCCCTCGAGCTCTACTACCGTCCAAGGGACGAGTTCGTGGCGAAGTTCTTCGGAACGAGCAACATCCTTGATCTAAACTCCGAGAACGGAAGGGCATGCCTAGGGAGAATCTGCTTCGAAACGAAGGTCGAAGGCAGGGTCAGGGTCTTCTTCAGGCCCGAGAGTGTGTTTATAACGGAGGGAGATGACGCCCAAGTTGTGGACTACGAGCTCCTGCCCGGGAGAATCAGGTTTTTCCTCGATGTTGAGGATAGAAGAATCGTCGCGGAGCGCTTCATAACGGAACTCCCCTTTGGCCCCGAGACCGTTCCAAAAAAAGTGGGAATAGAGGTGAGAGCGTACTCTATCCTCTCTCCTTGATGATCTCCCCCGGGCTCTTGCCCTGAACCATGAGCTCCGTCCACTCCCTTATCCAGCGGTCGAAGTTGTTCTTGATGTACTCGGGGTTCGGGGTGGCGGATTTGAGCTCTTCAAGGGGAACCGCGTAGCTGTAAACCTTGGGGAGCTCCACGTTTTTGTTTACGGGATACATCCACTGGTTGGTGGGTATCTCCCCCTGGAAGTCCTCGCTTAGGAGGAACTCTATGAACTTCTGGGCGAGCTCCCTGTTCTTGGTGCCCTTAATTATTCCCGCGCCCTCCACCTGGAGGTAGTTACCCTCCTCGAAGGCTACTGCCTTAACGTAGGTTATGTTGTCGTAGTAGACGGTAGCGGCTGGAGAGGTCGCGTAGCTGAGCACGAGCGGGAACTCACCGTTCATGAAGGCCCCCCACGCCTCACTCCATCCCTTGACGATCTGGACGTCGTTGTCCTTGAGGGCCTTCCAGTAGTTGAGGTAACCGTCCTCGCCGTAAACGGCCACCGTCCATATGAGGAAAGCCGCTCCAGGTGAGCTCGTCCTTGGATCTTCGATTACGAGCTTGCCCTTCCACTCAGGTTTTGTTAGGTCTTCGAGGCTTACCGGCGGGTTTGAAACGTGGCGGGAGTCGTAGTTGATGGCTATGTACCCGTAGTCGTAGGGGATTAGGTGGTATGTGGGGTCGAGCATGTCTATGAGCTCCTTTGGAACGATGCCAATGTTTGAGGGCTTGTAGGGTTCAAGTATCCCCGCATCTATGGCCTTGGCGGCGAGGCTGTTGTCAATTCCAACCACAACGTCCGCCCTTGGGTTGTCCTTCTCAAGTATCAGCCTGTTGAGAACCTCTCCAGCGTCACCTATGAGCTGGAGCTCCACCTTGACGCCGTACTTCTCCTCGAACTTCGGTATGGCGGCCTTCGCGATGTACTCAAAGCTGTCGTAGGAGTAGACAACGAGCGTTGGCGTCTCCGTCGTAGTTGGGCTCCTCTTTTCCTGAGAGCTCTGGCTCACGCACCCGAGGGCAGCCCCCATGATCAGGAAAGCCGCCAGTAAGAGTGCCACCTTCTTCATCCAGCTCACCTCCTATTAATCCATTATGGAGTTTCATAATCGCCTTTTAAAACCTGCCCCCATGTTATGACATAAAAATGTAAAAACAAACCTTAAAAATGAAAGATTTAAACAAATTTATGGTGAACAAAATGGGAACCACCGTGGCAACCTACGCTTCACACTCGGCCCTGCAGATACTCCACGGGGCGAAGGGGGAGGGGTTCCAAACGATAGCCTTCGGAAAGGCGAGAGTCAGGCCCCTCTACACGAAATACTTCCCCGTGGCTGACACTTTCATTGAGAGTGATTATCCTGAGGATGAGCTGTTGGAGAGGAACGCCATAATTATTCCTACGGGCTCCTTCGTCGCCCATCTCGGCGTTGAGCTCGTGGAGAAGATGAAGGTTCCATACTACGGCAACAAGGCCGTCTTGAGATGGGAGAGCGACCGCACTCTCGAGCGGAAGTGGCTGGAGAAGGCGAAGCTGAGGCTTCCAATGATTTACAGAGACCCCGACGAGATAGACGGCCCCGTCATCGTCAAGCCCCACGGCGCCCGGGGCGGAAGGGGATACTTTCTGGCCAGAAGCCCCGCGGATTTCTGGGAAAAGGCCGGGCGGCTCGGCATCAGGGACAAGGAAGACCTATCTGAAGTTCAGATACAGGAGTACGTGGTTGGCGTTCCGGTGTATCCCCACTACTTCTATTCGAAGCTCAACCGCGAGCTCGAGCTGATGAGCGTTGACAGACGCTATGAGTCCAACGCCGACGCCATAGGCAGGATTCCAGCGGGGGAGCAGCTAGGCCTTGGGCTGGGCACGAACTACACTGTGGTGGGCAACATCCCCCTTGTTCTGAGGGAGAGTCTGCTCATGGACGTCATCGAGGCGGGCGAAAGAGTCGTCAAAGTTGCGGAGGAGCTGATGGGTGGCCTGTGGGGACCCTTCTGCCTTGAAGGAGTGTTCACCGAGGAACTGGAATTTGTCGTCTTCGAAATCTCGGCCAGGATAGTCGCCGGCACAAACCCCTTCGTCCACGGCTCGCCATACACATGGCTTCGCTACGATGAGCCGGTGAGCACGGGAAGGAGGATAGCCATGGAGCTGAGGCAGGCGTTGGAGGAGGAAAGGCTGGGGGAGATTTTAACATAGTCGTGATGAAGAAATTTATAAAGCCTGTCGTGTTAGCCATGAAAAAGTAAAGGGTGAAAAAAATGTGGGAGAAGTTCATCGAGGAGAAGGTTGGGGAGATACGGGAGACGGTCGGCGATGGAAAGGCCATCATAGCGCTCTCCGGCGGTGTTGACAGCTCAACCGCCGCGATTCTGGCACACAAAGCGATAGGCGAGAGACTTCATGCAGTTTTCGTGAACACGGGCTTCATGCGCAAGAATGAGCCAGAGTTCGTTGTCAAGACCTTCCGCGACGAGTTCGGGCTGAACCTCCACTACGTGGATGCCAGCGAGCGCTTCTTCAGGGAGCTTAAGGGCGTGACAGACCCGGAGGAGAAGAGGAAGATAATCGGAAGAGTATTCATCGAGGTCTTTGAAGAGGTCGCGAGGGAGATAAACGCCGACTTCCTAATCCAGGGGACTATAGCCCCGGACTGGATAGAGAGCCAGGGCAAGATAAAGAGCCACCACAACGTCGGCGGTTTGCCAGAGAGGCTCAACCTCAAGCTGATCGAGCCTTTGAGGGACCTCTACAAGGACGAGGTCAGGGAGCTGGCAAAGGAGCTCGGCCTTCCGGAGAAAATCTACAACCGCATGCCCTTCCCGGGGCCGGGGTTGGCCGTTAGGGTCCTTGGCGAGGTCACCCCTGAGAAGGTGGCAATCGTTAGAGAAGCCAACGCCATAGTCGAGGAGGAGATTGAGAAAGCTAATCTAAAGCCCTGGCAGGCCTTCGCAGTTCTGTTGGGCGTTAAGACAGTCGGCGTTCAGGGCGACATAAGGGCCTACAAGGAGACGATAGCGGTTCGTGTGGTAGAAAGCCTCGACGGCATGACTGCCAACGCGATGAACGTCCCATGGGAAGCCCTTCAGAAGATAGCCTTCAGGATAACGAGCGAGATTCCAGAAGTAGGGAGGGTGCTCTACGACATCACAAACAAGCCACCGGCGACAATAGAGTTTGAGTGAAAGCCTTATCTACTTTGACAACGAAGTTAGAGCGGTGGGAGAATGGGTGAAAACGTAGAGGTCGTTGAGGCGGTTTATGAGAACGGTGTGCTGAAGCCGCTTAAGCCGCTGAAGCTCAAGGAAGGGGAACATCTGGTGATAAAGCTCTACCGGAAGGACATAGTTGAAAGAACGGAAAAGTTCAGGAAAATACTCTCTCCCGAGAACTTCAAAGAAAGCCCTGAAGAGTACCTCCAGAAGCTCAGGGAGGAGCGACTATGAAAGTCGTCCTCGATACCTCAGTTGTAGTCAATCTTTTTTCTGGTTTTTACCCAGATAGGTCACAAGTCGCCAAAAAGATCGCCAAGCTCTCGGAAATGGGCATCCTTGAGGTTTATGCTCCACGACTCGGAGAGTTTGAATTCGTATCGGTTTTATCCAGATTTCTTCCCAGAGAACTTGTGGAAGAAGCCCATGAGATATACCTAGAACTCGTTGCAGACTTTGTAGGGGAGGGGCTTTTATCCGATAAAATTCTCGAACTTGCATTTACGACTGGCCATCGCGTTCCTGACCTCTACTTCGTTGCGACTGCACAACATATTAACGCCCTTCTCCTAACCAACGACCGAAAAATGGCCGATATGGCCAGATCCGTTGGTGTGAAGGCCTTCTACCTCGCTGAAGAGGCCGACGAGTTTTTCAAGCTTGTGGGGGTGGATGGATGATAGTTATAATGGATAACAGGGGCCAGTACGTCCACAGGATTTGGAGAACCCTTCGCTACCTCGGCGTCGAGGCGAAGATAATCCCGAACACTACTCCCCTTGAGGAGATAAAGGGCATGAAGCCGAAGGGGATAGTATTCTCCGGCGGCCCGGACATCGAGAAGACCGGCAACTGCTCCGCGATTCTGGAGCACTACGACGAGTTCAACGTCCCGATACTCGGGATCTGCCTCGGCCACCAGCTCATAGCGAAGCACTTCGGCGGAAAGGTCGGGAGGGGAGAGAAGGCAGAGTACAGCCTTGTCGAGATAGAGATACTCGATGAGAACGAGGTCTTCAAGGGGCTCCCGAAGAAGCTGAGGGTCTGGGAGAGCCACATGGACGAGGTCAAGGAGCTTCCACCCGGCTTTAAGCTCTTAGCTAAGAGCGAGACCTGTCCCGTCGAGGCAATGAAGCACGAGAGCCTCCCCATCTACGGCGTCCAGTTCCACCCGGAGGTGGCCCATACCGAGCGAGGTGCGGATATCTACCGCAACTTCGTGGAGCTCTGCGGGGAGCTCTAGCCATGGCCGGCACCCGTGTTTACGTATAGACATTGCAAAAACAAAAACTTTTTAAAATTTTATCCCTTACTTTTTCTGGTGATATCTTGGGGCACACCCTCTACTACACCACCCGCGTTGAGAAGTGGGGCGAGTTCAAGGAGTTCCTCCAGAGGGTCTGCGAGGGAGTAGGTTACTTCTTCGAGGTCAGCGGTGAGTGCGTCACCGTAACCCCCGACTGTCCCCTCGTGGAACCCCTGAGAATACCGAGGGATGGGGAAGGTTTCGCCAAGACGAACCTTGTGGAGCCCTGTCACTCGATTTATCTCCTCGTGCTTCACTCCGTTTCTTCCTTCGGCTCGGTTGAGGTTTGGGAGGACTCGTAAACCTCCAGTACCCTCCTGGGAACGGCACCTTTGAGGGGCCGCTCCTCCACGAGAACCTTCACCACTGCCCCAACTTCAACGCCCTCAGCCCCCTCAACCCAGTACGTCCCTGGCCTCACGTTGGCGCTCACGTCGTCGTGGGTGCTGATTCTCACAAGGTCGCCCTTGATTTCCTCGATAACGCCGTACGTCCACTCCCTGCCGTAGCGGGAGCGGAAGACGTGCCGGAAAAGGCCCACCGCAACGAACACCGCCACGAGGTATCCGTAGAAGTAGTAGACCCCCGAAGCGTAGCGCCTGAGGAGAATGTAGCCCCCGTAGGAAAGCACCGCTATAAGTGATAAGCCGTAGTAGAAGGCCCTGTAGGGCTCGTACTCTATGAAGAAGTTGCAGTTCTGCACGAGGATTGAGCGCATGTAGAGGAGGTAGAGCGCGCTGACCACAACGAACAACCCCGAATCC contains:
- a CDS encoding ABC transporter permease yields the protein MRVRWHHALLALPLAFLLLFFYYPIVSIAKTGLWDNGPTFRYLLGVLSNPYYRRVILFTIGQALASTALTLLLGLPGAYLFARYDFPGKRFIRALLTVPFVMPSVMVALGFILLFGRSGLFTSLLGRDLGILYSWKAILLAHAFYNFPVVVRMVSSLWQRINPHYEEAAMSLGARGFTLFRKVTLPMLYPAIFASSMLTFIFSFLSFSIPLIIGGYRYATMEVAIFTTIMTLLDFKTGAALAILQMAMSFTFMYVYLKSLETYSRAEEQRVFREPVKLSLKELAGIRGVLIGFYSLIVALFIVSPLLAVVYHSFTYGGSFTLRWYERLFDPSYNPIFGSNSIRAIGYTFLFGFATVLLSTIVALSVAYASHRWRFKGKTLFDALTTLPLGSSAIVIGLGYIRAFHAPPLELLGSPFLIAAAHTVIAYPFALRAISASLKKIKPSLGEAAMSLGASDVRAFLAVELPLAFGGILVGAIFAFAMSIAELGATYMIYKPQYTTVTIAIYRYLGSRQFGPASAMAVVLMLVSLVGFLIIERTGEEIW
- the nadA gene encoding quinolinate synthase NadA, producing the protein MEMEKLVEEIMRLKEERNAIIMAHNYQLPEIQDIADFLGDSLELARKAVDIEADVIAFAGVDFMAETAKILNPEKTVLLPTRRATCAMANMLRPEHIIELKKRYPEAPVVLYVNTTAETKALADVTVTSANAVKIVEKLDSDVIIFGPDKNLGSYVARQTGKKVIPVPEHGHCYVHRKFTLEDVERARKLYPKAKLMVHPECEPEVQEQADVIVSTGGMIRRAKEWDEWVVFTEREMVYRLSKLYPNIRFHPAREDATCIGMKAITLNHIYESLRDMKYEVEVPAEIAERARKAIERMLEMS
- the nadC gene encoding carboxylating nicotinate-nucleotide diphosphorylase, which gives rise to MVPLNYLLRFIEEDAPFGDVTSEAVIPEDTRAKAVVIAKQGGVIAGVEEAKALFEHFGVKVEVRRRDGEEVERGEVILELDGNARSILLVERTALNVMGRMSGIATEVRGLVEKVRAVNPKVRVAGTRKTLLKPIDKRAILIGGGETHRFSLSDAILIKDNHLTLVPLEEAIRRAKAFSVYKVVEVEVETLEDALKAARAGADVIMLDNMRPKEIEEVLEALKREGLRENVKIEISGGITPENIAEYARLDVDVISLGYLTHSVKNFDVSLDIIGRP
- a CDS encoding nucleotidyltransferase family protein, which gives rise to MIKKAVIPIGGEATRLRPLTIETSKGLVRLLNKPILEHSILNLARDGIEEVYLGVKGYVNYASLFDYFREGYWLKKKYGLEHEVRIRYMPRYESTTNGDAVWYTMRYYGIKEPVVVIQGDNIYQLDVQDMYNWHREKNAFMTIALQRVEDVTGFGVAKIDDDYRIEYFVEKPKPEEAPSNLANTGIYILSENFWEFLDELWAKEMRDRKALDFGGEIIPALIEHGYDVYGYPMEGYWFDVGTPERYLNAAMYLLRHLPPEDMDAINVTHDVYMQGKSEMSEGLRREIKERIKRGELLVEGKVLLGRHISIGRDTALEDAVIDNYSMLGKRCEVLHSVVMDRVKMGSNVRIMNSIIGRHVEIGDNVRIVNSVIGDNAVISDNVRMYNVKIWPHEFVERGATLEHYTVRSINVPKR
- a CDS encoding formate--phosphoribosylaminoimidazolecarboxamide ligase codes for the protein MGTTVATYASHSALQILHGAKGEGFQTIAFGKARVRPLYTKYFPVADTFIESDYPEDELLERNAIIIPTGSFVAHLGVELVEKMKVPYYGNKAVLRWESDRTLERKWLEKAKLRLPMIYRDPDEIDGPVIVKPHGARGGRGYFLARSPADFWEKAGRLGIRDKEDLSEVQIQEYVVGVPVYPHYFYSKLNRELELMSVDRRYESNADAIGRIPAGEQLGLGLGTNYTVVGNIPLVLRESLLMDVIEAGERVVKVAEELMGGLWGPFCLEGVFTEELEFVVFEISARIVAGTNPFVHGSPYTWLRYDEPVSTGRRIAMELRQALEEERLGEILT
- a CDS encoding ABC transporter ATP-binding protein; translation: MVRLRLEGITLKREGFTLSIPHLEVREGEFMTLLGPSGCGKTTTLRVIAGFEKAEGKVLFGEEDVTDRAPYERNIGIVFQDYALFPHMTVFENVAFGLRLRKLPRREIERRVEEALSLVGLEGFEKRYPEQLSGGQMQRVALARALVIRPRVLLLDEPLSNLDAKIRERLRGEIKRIQRELGLTTIYVTHDQEEAMAISDRIAVMNEGRILQVGKPLELYYRPRDEFVAKFFGTSNILDLNSENGRACLGRICFETKVEGRVRVFFRPESVFITEGDDAQVVDYELLPGRIRFFLDVEDRRIVAERFITELPFGPETVPKKVGIEVRAYSILSP
- a CDS encoding thiamine ABC transporter substrate-binding protein — encoded protein: MKKVALLLAAFLIMGAALGCVSQSSQEKRSPTTTETPTLVVYSYDSFEYIAKAAIPKFEEKYGVKVELQLIGDAGEVLNRLILEKDNPRADVVVGIDNSLAAKAIDAGILEPYKPSNIGIVPKELIDMLDPTYHLIPYDYGYIAINYDSRHVSNPPVSLEDLTKPEWKGKLVIEDPRTSSPGAAFLIWTVAVYGEDGYLNYWKALKDNDVQIVKGWSEAWGAFMNGEFPLVLSYATSPAATVYYDNITYVKAVAFEEGNYLQVEGAGIIKGTKNRELAQKFIEFLLSEDFQGEIPTNQWMYPVNKNVELPKVYSYAVPLEELKSATPNPEYIKNNFDRWIREWTELMVQGKSPGEIIKERG